Genomic DNA from bacterium:
CGAGAGCGAGCAAGCCGAGTGGATCGCGCGCTGGCCCGAGGCGTGGCGAAACCTCCGCGCGCTCACGATGCCTCGGGGCCAGCCCGGCGTGGCCGACTGCCCCAACGGCTAGAGCGGCCACTATGCCGGGCGATACTCGAACTGCGCCCGCACAATGGCATGGTCCGACGTGCCCGTCGCCTTGTGGTCCTCATCCTTCAAGTGGTCATTGTTGATCGTCATGCCCTTGAAGGCCCAACGCCGCTGCTTCGAGTTGTCGTAGAACTCCTGCGATACGAGGATGTGATCCAGCGACTCCCGGAAGTGCTGGTGGATATGGGTGAAATACACGTCCCGCAAGCTCCGGTACTCCTGTAGCGTGCCCGCTGTGTACAAATCGACGTCGCTACCGCCCAGCGAGAGGCCCGAGAGCAAGTAGTTGGGCTGACCCGTTAGGATGTTGAGCGTGTTGCTGTGTTGGGAGTCGTTCAGGTCGCCGAGGACGACTACGGGGCGATCGGTGCCCTTCATCTCCTCCGTCAGGATCATTCGCATTGCCGCCGCCTCGGCGGTGCGCCGGATGGTAGCAATGGCAGCGCCGAGGCCCTCTGTGTGCTTGCTGTGCTTCGCCTTCACATACCAAGGCTCGCGGTAGATGGCGGTAGGGAGCTTGGACTTCAGGTGCGCGACGTAGACTGAGATTACGCGCCCATCCGACCGCGGCTTGATCTTGAAGTGCAGAATCGGGCGGGAGAACGTGCTGATGTTGACCGCGATCCCAGTTGACTGCGCGTCGTCACCGCCGCTCTCGAGGCGAAAATCCGCCGGGAAGTCGGTGATCCACTCCGGACTGCCAAGCAGGATCTGCTTCCGGACGGCAGCTGCGCAGACGATCTTCTGCCCGCTCTGGCCGCTAGGCACCAGCAGCTTGTAGCTCGACGCCATCCCCGCTTCGGCGATCGCCGCCTTAAGGGAGTCACGGTGCCAGAGTTCCTGAAAGCCGAAAACATCGGAGCGCGTCGACTTGAGTGCCGCGCCCGTCCATACGATCTTCTTATCGTACTCGGTTTGGCTCCAGCCGTCCGTGTCCCGGTAGATCCGAAGACCCGGCTCGTTCAGGTTGAAGAGGTTGCAGGTTGCGAAGCTGAGTTGGGTGCGGGTGGCCATAGCAATCTCCTCGACTGAGCGGTCAATCTTGGCTTAGGCGTGCCATACTACGACGAAAGCAGACTGTGCGTGTACAAATAAGCCATCACGAGACACGAAAGGAGCGAGCTTCGCGAAGCGTTGGCGTTTCGCCCGACCTCCGAACTCGGGTGTAGCCGAACTGAGGACGAGATCACCGTCTCTTGGTTCTCTTCGATTGAAGGAGAACGGGACGCGACCCAGCCAGTTCAGCGAGGAGCAGGGTCATCAGGCTGGCCAAGGAGGCCGATGCGGGACGGCAGATCGCCGATGCCAGTCAGGAGTAGGGGATGCCACGAAAGGGCTGCAGCTTGGTGTGGCTCCGGAAGAGACCGCGACAGAAGGGATTGTTGTACCGAAGGTCGAGCTCGGTCAGCATTGATTCGGCACTGCCGAGAAGCTCGTCCTGGATGGCTACGCCTTGGGGTGGATTCGCGCCCGCGAGGCCAGCCAGCGCCTCCGACACCAGCGCGCAAGTGGCCACGTTTGCCGTCAGGCATCTCAGGGAAGAGCGACTCTTGCCTCCGCCGCCGCCCGTATCCACCAGGTAGAGCAACGAGCCCCGCTTGAAATCAGTCATTGCGAAGTCGGTGCCGGACAAGAACGTCAGCAGGAAGGCTCGCTCATTCTCGCGCTCCACGGCCTCGTCCAGCTTGACCTCTCGCCCCAGCAGCAGGCTCTGCAGGCCGGCGCGGTCCGCATCAGCGAGCGGGCGCTCGGGGCGCCAGCTGTGCTTCTTGTAGGGAGCCGGGCCCTTGTTGGAGGCGTAGATCGAGAGGACTCTCCGCCGATGAAAGATGACGCTGCCGGGTGCGGTACCCGAATTAACGTAGATCGCCTGCTTGAGCCGCTTCGACAGCTGAGCGAACAGGTCGCCCATGCTCAGGCCGCCCCCTTCTGGCGCGACGAAGGGGCGCTGCGTGCGATCGCCCAGCCGCTCGAGCTGGGTGCGCACGTCATCGATCCGGGTCTGCGGTTCAAGCGTAAAGCGGAGCTGCGACGACCAGCCCCACGGCCACAGCAGGATCGTCGGCTGCAGAGCTGAGAGAGTTCGGCCATCGAGCTGGACCTCGAGCTTCTGCTGGTCGATCAGCTCGAAGGGGATGTGGGAGCGCCATTGGCCGGAGCGAGACGACCCCAAGAAGTGCTGCCAGAAGCGGTTTCGCTTGAGCTCTCGACGGAGAGGTCGCACCAAGAAGCCTTCCGCTTCGAACGGAGGTTTTTCGAACTGCATCCCGTAGTCGTCGGGATGGCCGACGAAGCGAAAGTCAGCGTTGAGCATATCCCTGCCAACCAGGGGGAGTGCCCGGTGCAGGTCGAACAGTAGGACGTCAAGAACGCCGATATTCATGGTGCTGCCTCCAGTGCCGGCCGCCCACCTGAACTGCTTTACAACCGGCGGGAGGATGGATTATTCTGTCGTCGGTGCACGCACCAAACAGCAGCCGCTAGCCAGTTTGTTGGCAAGCGATACTTCCCGTGCCGCCGCAAGGCGGCACGGTCTTTTTTCGCCATCGCGACACCGCTAACCCTCTACTGAGATAGCGGGGGGAAAATCGTCGGGTGCCTCGGCTTTGGTGGACTGCAGGTTCGCACTGGTCACCCGATGCGTCTCCTCAATCGTCGGGGTGAAAACACCGTCCTCCCCTCGTTGTTTGATCAAGTCGCTGACGTTCATCTCTAGCTTCTCCCGTTCTGCGAGGCGGATCAGCTTGTGGAGCTTGTTCTTCTTCGCCAGTTCCTTGAGCCGCCCGCGTAGCTTCTCATCCTCCACGATGAAGCGCATCCAGCCAACGACGACCCAGCCGCCATCCACGGTTTCACCCCCAAGCGCGCCCACGAACTCGCCGTTGGTCTCGAGAATCGAGCTAGGTCCGGGTCCGGCCCCGGCGCGAGCGAGGCGTTTGAAAACTGCGACTGCATCCTCGTCTTTCGGGACGAGGCGCGCCTTCGTAAGACGATGGAGTCCTCCCACGACTCCTGCGATCACCCAGGCGGTGCCGGTCGCGACGCCGCAGAGAGCCAGCACCCGCCCCGGACTCATGCCTTGATCCACTTCCGGGCGGGCGAGGAAGGCTCCCGCCCAAACGAGCACCATCGAGAGGAGCACGCTCAGCGTCGCAATTTCAGTCGCTGCGAAGGTGGTGCTCGTGACGACGCCGCCCAAGCGCAAGCTCATGAAGAAGAGCAATCCGGGAAGCACCAGCGCAATGAAGGCCAAAGATACTCCACCGACTACCTCG
This window encodes:
- a CDS encoding endonuclease/exonuclease/phosphatase family protein; translated protein: MATRTQLSFATCNLFNLNEPGLRIYRDTDGWSQTEYDKKIVWTGAALKSTRSDVFGFQELWHRDSLKAAIAEAGMASSYKLLVPSGQSGQKIVCAAAVRKQILLGSPEWITDFPADFRLESGGDDAQSTGIAVNISTFSRPILHFKIKPRSDGRVISVYVAHLKSKLPTAIYREPWYVKAKHSKHTEGLGAAIATIRRTAEAAAMRMILTEEMKGTDRPVVVLGDLNDSQHSNTLNILTGQPNYLLSGLSLGGSDVDLYTAGTLQEYRSLRDVYFTHIHQHFRESLDHILVSQEFYDNSKQRRWAFKGMTINNDHLKDEDHKATGTSDHAIVRAQFEYRPA